A region of Saccharococcus thermophilus DNA encodes the following proteins:
- the argS gene encoding arginine--tRNA ligase gives MNIVEQMKERIKEEIKHAVISAGLAKAEEMPDVILEVPREKAHGDYSTNMAMQLARIAKKPPRVIAEAIVQHFDRTKASIAKIDIAGPGFINFYMDNRYLTELIPAIIQAGQAYGETNVGNGQKVQVEFVSANPTGDLHLGHARGAAVGDSLCNILEKAGFDVTREYYINDAGNQIYNLAKSVEARYFQALGIEKAMPEDGYYGEDIVEIGKKLAEEYGDKFVHTDEQERLAFFREYGLKYELEKIKKDLADFRVSFDVWYSETSLYTSGKIDEALAVLRERGHIYEKDGATWFRSTTFGDDKDRVLIKKDGTYTYLLPDIAYHQDKLRRGFEKIINIWGADHHGYIPRMKAAIAALGYDPDALEVEIIQLVNLYQNGERVRMSKRTGKAVTMRELMEEVGLDATRYFFAMRSSDTHLDFDMDLAVSQSNENPVYYVQYAHARVSSILRQGEEQNLSYEGDLQLDYIQTEKEIELLKKLGEFPSVVAEAALKRMPHRVTGYVFELASALHSFYNAEKVLDPENVEKSRARLALMKAVQITLQNALALIGVSAPEKM, from the coding sequence ATGAACATTGTTGAACAGATGAAAGAACGGATTAAAGAGGAAATTAAACACGCTGTCATTAGCGCCGGGCTTGCAAAAGCGGAAGAAATGCCGGATGTGATTTTAGAAGTGCCTAGAGAAAAAGCGCACGGCGACTATTCCACGAATATGGCGATGCAGCTGGCCCGCATTGCCAAAAAACCGCCGCGGGTGATCGCGGAAGCAATCGTACAGCACTTTGACCGGACAAAAGCGTCCATCGCCAAGATTGACATTGCCGGTCCAGGGTTTATTAACTTTTATATGGATAACCGTTATTTGACAGAGCTGATCCCAGCGATCATTCAAGCAGGGCAGGCCTACGGGGAGACGAATGTCGGAAACGGGCAAAAAGTGCAAGTTGAATTTGTTTCCGCCAATCCGACCGGCGATTTGCATTTAGGCCATGCCCGCGGCGCCGCGGTCGGTGATTCGCTATGCAACATTTTAGAAAAAGCCGGATTTGACGTAACGCGCGAATATTATATTAACGATGCCGGCAACCAAATTTACAACTTGGCCAAATCAGTCGAAGCCCGTTACTTTCAGGCGCTCGGCATCGAGAAAGCCATGCCGGAAGACGGCTATTACGGCGAAGATATTGTGGAGATCGGGAAAAAGCTGGCCGAGGAGTACGGAGATAAATTTGTTCATACCGACGAACAAGAGCGGCTTGCCTTTTTCCGCGAATACGGACTCAAATATGAATTAGAAAAGATTAAAAAAGATTTGGCTGATTTCCGTGTCTCGTTCGACGTATGGTATTCGGAAACCTCCTTATATACGAGCGGGAAAATTGACGAAGCGCTGGCGGTGCTGCGCGAGCGCGGCCATATTTATGAAAAAGACGGGGCGACATGGTTCCGCTCGACAACATTTGGCGATGATAAAGACCGCGTGTTAATCAAAAAAGACGGTACGTATACGTATTTGCTGCCGGATATCGCCTACCACCAAGATAAGCTTCGCCGCGGATTTGAAAAAATCATTAACATTTGGGGCGCGGACCATCATGGCTATATTCCGCGGATGAAAGCGGCGATTGCGGCGCTCGGTTATGACCCGGATGCATTAGAAGTGGAAATTATCCAATTAGTTAACTTGTACCAAAACGGCGAACGGGTCAGAATGAGCAAGCGCACCGGCAAAGCGGTGACGATGCGCGAATTAATGGAAGAGGTCGGCTTGGATGCGACCCGTTACTTCTTTGCGATGCGCTCGAGCGACACGCATTTGGATTTTGATATGGATCTGGCCGTGTCGCAATCGAATGAAAATCCGGTGTACTATGTGCAATACGCCCATGCCCGCGTCTCTAGCATTCTCCGCCAAGGCGAAGAGCAAAACTTGTCGTATGAAGGGGATTTGCAGCTCGATTATATCCAAACGGAAAAAGAAATCGAGCTGTTGAAAAAGCTTGGCGAGTTTCCAAGCGTAGTGGCAGAAGCAGCCTTGAAACGGATGCCGCACCGCGTGACCGGCTATGTGTTCGAGCTCGCATCGGCACTGCACAGCTTTTACAATGCGGAAAAAGTATTAGATCCGGAAAACGTCGAAAAAAGCCGGGCGCGCTTGGCGCTCATGAAGGCAGTGCAAATCACGCTGCAAAACGCCTTGGCATTGATCGGCGTATCGGCTCCGGAAAAAATGTAA
- a CDS encoding XapX domain-containing protein: MKEVILSLLTGAVVGFLFTLFRLPIPAPPALAGIAGIVGVYLGMKIFEWISIFWK; this comes from the coding sequence ATGAAAGAAGTGATTTTATCGCTGTTGACTGGGGCAGTGGTCGGCTTTTTATTTACGCTGTTCCGTTTGCCGATTCCTGCTCCGCCAGCTTTAGCCGGCATTGCTGGAATCGTTGGAGTATATTTAGGGATGAAAATATTTGAATGGATAAGCATTTTTTGGAAATAA
- the cls gene encoding cardiolipin synthase, producing MIVLFIIAIILALIYLDGKLGMFAFQHKNKKIVYPRRLSDISFFINGTHLFSDYFAEIRQAKHHIHILFYIIKDDETSQPFFQLLKQKAKEGVRIRLLVDWVGSFSLPKSLIRSLEASGIEFAYTRKPRFPFFFYRLNRRNHRKITVIDGKIGYIGGFNIGKEYVGKDPNFGEWRDYHLKITGEGVHDLQTQFLRDWEEATKTAIAKGEYFPPLQAGTITHQLIATNGHGLEKHFIDVIGRAKKEIIIGSPYFIPSRSVMNALLDALRRGVDVTVLVPLKADHLFVKEAAYPYFYRLLKAGARIYRFYQGFYHAKTMVVDAEWCDIGTANFDKRSLFLNCEINCYIYDRHFVHKVKKAIKHDLARSEALTLDFWKKRTLWDRGKESISTLLSAWL from the coding sequence ATGATTGTGCTTTTCATTATTGCTATTATATTAGCGTTAATTTATCTCGATGGCAAGCTCGGAATGTTTGCTTTCCAGCATAAAAACAAAAAAATCGTCTATCCGCGGCGCCTTAGCGACATTTCTTTTTTCATCAACGGAACGCATCTTTTTTCCGATTATTTTGCGGAGATTCGCCAGGCGAAACATCATATTCACATTTTGTTTTACATCATTAAGGATGATGAGACGAGCCAGCCGTTTTTCCAATTGCTAAAACAAAAAGCAAAGGAAGGGGTTCGCATCCGCCTTCTCGTCGATTGGGTGGGAAGCTTTAGCTTGCCAAAATCGTTGATTCGTTCCTTAGAGGCAAGCGGCATCGAATTCGCCTACACACGTAAACCGCGATTTCCGTTTTTCTTTTACCGGCTCAATCGGCGCAACCATCGAAAAATTACGGTGATCGACGGAAAAATTGGGTATATCGGCGGCTTTAATATCGGTAAGGAATACGTTGGGAAAGATCCGAATTTCGGAGAGTGGCGTGATTATCATTTAAAAATTACCGGCGAAGGGGTTCATGATTTGCAAACACAGTTTTTGCGCGACTGGGAAGAGGCGACGAAAACTGCCATTGCCAAAGGCGAATATTTTCCTCCTCTTCAAGCAGGCACAATCACCCACCAACTGATCGCAACGAACGGTCATGGGCTAGAAAAGCACTTTATCGATGTCATCGGCCGCGCCAAAAAAGAAATTATTATCGGCAGCCCCTATTTCATTCCTAGCCGCTCGGTAATGAACGCGCTGCTCGATGCCCTTCGACGCGGCGTCGACGTGACGGTTCTCGTCCCGCTAAAGGCAGATCACTTATTTGTCAAAGAAGCAGCCTATCCTTATTTTTACCGTCTATTGAAAGCCGGAGCACGTATTTACCGCTTTTATCAAGGATTCTATCACGCGAAAACGATGGTGGTGGATGCGGAATGGTGCGATATCGGCACCGCCAACTTTGATAAGCGAAGCCTGTTTTTGAATTGCGAAATCAATTGTTATATATACGACCGCCATTTTGTTCACAAAGTCAAAAAAGCGATTAAGCACGATCTAGCCCGCTCGGAAGCACTGACGCTCGATTTTTGGAAAAAACGCACGTTATGGGACCGCGGCAAAGAATCGATATCGACTCTGCTTTCCGCTTGGCTGTAA